The genomic interval GAACCGGGCCGCGCGGGCGCTCGGCCTCGTGGTCGCGGCACTCACCGCGGCGGCCGCCTGCGCGCCCTCGACCGCCGTCCCCGGCGGCCGGGGCGACAAGGGGACCGGCACCTTGCGGGTCTGGCTCTTCCGGGAGGTCGACAACGCCCCCAAGGCGGCCGTCGTCGACCGGGCCGTCGCCGCTTTCACCAAGGACCACCCCGGGGTGCGGGTCGACGTCGCCTACATCCCGGTCGAGACCCGCGCCCAGCGGGTGAAGGCCGCCTTCAACGACCCGCGCAGCGCCCCCGACCTCATCGAGTACGGCAACACCGACACCGCCGGCTATGTGAAGGACGGCGGCCTGGCCGACGTCACGGCCGATCTCGCCGCCTGGGCCGAGGCGAAGGACACCGACCCGGCGGCCCGCCGGTCGGTGACCGTGGACGGCAAGGCCTACGGGGCGCCCCTGTTCGTCGGCGTCCGGGCGCTGTACTACCGCACCGACGTCTTCGCGGAGCTCGGCCTGCGCCCGCCGCGCACCCTCGGCGAGCTCGCCGCCACCGCACGCCGCGCGCACCGGGAGCGGCCCGGCCTCCACGGCCTGGCCGTCGGCGGCGCGTACACCTACGGCGCGCTGCCGTTCCTGTGGGCGCACGGCGGCGGCATCGCGGAGAAGAAGGGCCGCGGCTACGTCTCCACGCTCACGGACGAGCGGGCCAAGAAGGGCATCGCCGCCTGGACGGACCTCTTCGGCGACCACAACTGCCCGCGGAGCAGCTGCGCGCAGATGGGCGGCAACGCCACCGTCGAGTCCTTCGCGTCCGGCAAGGCGGCCATGGCCATCGGGGGCGACTTCAGCCACCGCGCTGTGGAGAACGGCAAGGTCAAGGGCGCCTACGCGGTCGTACCGCTGCCCGGTGCGGCGGAGGGCGACATCGCCCCGGCCTTCGCCGGCGGGAACAACCTGGGCGTCCTCAAGAGCAGTT from Streptomyces albireticuli carries:
- a CDS encoding extracellular solute-binding protein; this encodes MLQRLDVGGEPMASLSPPPAPGPGRRAARTARTARRNRAARALGLVVAALTAAAACAPSTAVPGGRGDKGTGTLRVWLFREVDNAPKAAVVDRAVAAFTKDHPGVRVDVAYIPVETRAQRVKAAFNDPRSAPDLIEYGNTDTAGYVKDGGLADVTADLAAWAEAKDTDPAARRSVTVDGKAYGAPLFVGVRALYYRTDVFAELGLRPPRTLGELAATARRAHRERPGLHGLAVGGAYTYGALPFLWAHGGGIAEKKGRGYVSTLTDERAKKGIAAWTDLFGDHNCPRSSCAQMGGNATVESFASGKAAMAIGGDFSHRAVENGKVKGAYAVVPLPGAAEGDIAPAFAGGNNLGVLKSSSHRTLAVDLMKTLAGKRAQADLFDAMGFLPTFTDVRAAAARRQPFVRPFVDTLDAGARSVPATPGWAAVDAAQVLPVMFQEIVSGRRSLDAAAASAAKKMNAAFRG